A genomic region of Cotesia glomerata isolate CgM1 linkage group LG9, MPM_Cglom_v2.3, whole genome shotgun sequence contains the following coding sequences:
- the LOC123271777 gene encoding proteoglycan 4-like yields MDHQFTEEEEIWLLEEMLNKPLHIVLNHLPETTQPSTPSPGTAATPEPYDPTHPGFLRPDRQPTRAQPKEVSQGLFKHKRSKTLIRPVTPSLLKLTGTPSSKARRLEELFGASPTRDTSPKKTSGTGSHDTIINPGPRLKRSPQLIAAPQTTKPVDTVTSNAEPEDPEPAEPAVEPTVEPMDAVVSAAEPVNKKKSVNRPGPRQRRSPQRESQRSREPIVEPVDRWVMPEYPGLEDYPESFSDKPGDLFTSTQISKTPMQTLKESLACLETLQSRPFLPGQKGKRSFSAYDKKGRIWRVTQTRNQPKPTLILTQQRLEDLVGKFE; encoded by the coding sequence ATGGACCACCAATTTACGGAAGAAGAGGAGATATGGCTGTTGGAGGAGATGCTGAACAAACCATTGCACATCGTCCTCAACCACCTGCCCGAAACGACACAACCATCAACCCCCAGCCCCGGAACCGCAGCAACACCAGAGCCTTATGACCCCACGCACCCGGGTTTTCTGAGACCGGATCGGCAGCCGACCAGGGCACAGCCGAAAGAGGTCAGTCAGGGGCTATTTAAGCACAAGAGGTCCAAGACGCTGATCAGACCAGTGACGCCCAGCTTGCTGAAGCTGACCGGGACGCCAAGTTCAAAAGCACGGAGATTGGAGGAGCTTTTTGGGGCCAGCCCCACCCGAGACACCTCTCCGAAGAAGACGTCAGGAACCGGAAGCCACGACACGATCATCAACCCGGGCCCACGCCTCAAGCGCAGTCCCCAGTTGATCGCCGCGCCGCAGACGACGAAACCCGTTGATACCGTGACATCAAATGCCGAACCTGAGGATCCTGAGCCAGCGGAACCTGCTGTTGAACCTACCGTTGAACCCATGGATGCCGTCGTATCTGCAGCGGAACctgtaaataaaaagaaaagtgTTAACCGTCCGGGCCCACGTCAACGACGCAGTCCCCAACGGGAAAGCCAGAGAAGTCGGGAGCCCATTGTTGAGCCAGTAGACCGCTGGGTGATGCCCGAATATCCAGGACTGGAAGACTACCCAGAGTCTTTCTCAGACAAACCGGGAGATCTGTTCACCAGCACCCAGATCTCCAAGACGCCGATGCAGACACTGAAGGAATCTTTGGCCTGTTTAGAAACCCTACAGAGCCGCCCATTTCTGCCAGGACAAAAGGGCAAACGCTCTTTCAGTGCGTACGATAAGAAGGGACGCATCTGGAGGGTCACCCAGACCCGCAACCAGCCCAAACCAACACTGATCCTGACTCAGCAGCGTCTAGAGGACCTGGTGGGTAAATTTGAGTAA